One window of the Pyxicephalus adspersus chromosome 5, UCB_Pads_2.0, whole genome shotgun sequence genome contains the following:
- the LY96 gene encoding lymphocyte antigen 96 — protein MSYDMVTFMFFFLLLFVPVKTIRKHIVCDSPNTELYYELCGDIPEPTFSMEPCLFNWREHVNFSVTAIPRLDLDYLYATLEIWNDKKQFSNTRYDFCSGTDDEYTFCGALKGETIRLNFRTKLSPYPYIKGKFLGKFRVYAGQKEELIMCADFTLNNKI, from the exons ATGTCGTATGATATGGTTacgtttatgttcttttttttgcttctttttgttcCAGTAAAGACGATTAGAAAACACATAGTTTGTGACTCGCCTAATACGGAGTTGTATTATGAATTGTGTG gtGACATCCCGGAGCCAACTTtttccatggaaccctgtttgTTTAACTGGAGAGAACATGTGAATTTTTCTGTGACAGCTATACCAa gACTAGATTTGGACTATTTGTATGCTACACTTGAAATCTGGAATGATAAAAAACAATTCTCTAATACAAGATATGATTTTTGTTCTGGAACAGATGATGAATATACTTTTTGTGGTGCCCTAAAAGGAG AGACAATCAGACTTAATTTTAGAACAAAGCTTTCTCCCTATCCCTATATAAAG GGAAAATTTCTGGGAAAATTTCGGGTATATGCTGGACAGAAAGAAGAACTAATCATGTGTGctgatttcactttaaataataaaatctaa